One window of the Colletotrichum destructivum chromosome 4, complete sequence genome contains the following:
- a CDS encoding Putative NADH dehydrogenase [ubiquinone] 1 alpha subcomplex assembly factor 8, producing MHGVVLYYVIYAAPTNTHQSVTHLALYHASSNCPDLLSLYYPNPQSRWTWYARGPSRSSLRQSANARSRSTSLYGKCIVADYNAVHKDKCVKEFLKLKDCYLAAARKTN from the exons ATGCATGGCGTTGTATTGTATTATGTCATCTACGCTGCCCCTACAAACACACATCAATCTGTCACTCATCTTGCATTGTACCACGCCTCATCCAACTGTCCCGATCTATTGAGTTTATATTATCCAAATCCACAAAGCAGGTGGACATGGTACGCACGCGGCCCATCCAGAAGTTCGCTGCGGCAGTCGGCCAATGCTCGGTCGAGGTCG ACCTCGTTATACGGCAAGTGTATCGTTGCCGACTACAACGCCGTCCACAAAGACAAGTGCGTCAAGGAGTTTCTAAAGTTAAAAGATTGTTACCTT GCTGCCGCCCGGAAGACAAACTGA